In Hamadaea flava, a genomic segment contains:
- a CDS encoding metallophosphoesterase — MLLLAQISDLHLDGTARATERAAKTVAYLRNLPQLVDALLVTGDIADTAAPAEYAEAAELLNDFPAPVLWCPGNHDARPAYREFLLGEPPSAGPINELHKIKDAVVLMCDSSVPGNDDGLLDDETTAWITATLDQHRDAPAFLAFHHPPAAMHHPLPDAYRLQREAELAELLSAYPSVVALITGHAHTAAVSTFAGRPVLVGPAVTWTLRLPWEGAALADLDAPPGLAYHVLSDGVLTTHYRVVV, encoded by the coding sequence ATGCTGCTGCTGGCCCAGATCAGCGACCTCCACCTCGACGGCACCGCGCGCGCCACCGAGCGGGCCGCGAAGACCGTGGCGTACCTGCGGAATCTGCCGCAGCTAGTGGACGCCCTGCTCGTCACGGGCGACATCGCCGACACCGCCGCCCCGGCCGAGTACGCCGAAGCCGCCGAGCTGCTGAACGACTTCCCAGCCCCGGTGCTGTGGTGCCCCGGCAACCACGACGCGCGACCGGCGTACCGGGAGTTCCTGCTGGGCGAGCCGCCGTCGGCCGGGCCGATCAACGAACTGCACAAGATCAAGGACGCGGTGGTCCTCATGTGCGACTCCAGCGTCCCGGGCAACGACGACGGTCTCCTCGACGACGAGACGACCGCCTGGATCACGGCCACCCTCGACCAGCACCGAGACGCCCCGGCCTTCCTCGCCTTCCACCACCCACCCGCCGCCATGCACCACCCGTTGCCGGACGCTTACCGGCTCCAGCGCGAAGCCGAGCTGGCCGAGCTGCTCTCGGCGTACCCGTCGGTCGTAGCCCTGATCACCGGGCACGCGCACACGGCCGCGGTCTCGACCTTCGCGGGCCGGCCCGTGCTCGTCGGCCCGGCGGTGACGTGGACGCTGCGGCTGCCCTGGGAGGGCGCGGCGCTCGCGGACCTCGACGCGCCCCCGGGGCTGGCCTACCACGTGCTGAGCGATGGCGTGCTGACGACGCACTACCGAGTCGTCGTCTGA
- a CDS encoding low affinity iron permease family protein: MPDTRNNGAHGEDDASERTARKPDAEPTMPSQVTSYVSPFDRFATAAERFVSRAWFFAICVLLVIIWAPSFFLFQNVDTWQLVINTATTIITFLLVALLQNTQSRENNAVQHKLNAIAEALANLMTHLAPDDPTERPLKQDVIELRDAVGLEQKESS, encoded by the coding sequence ATGCCCGACACGCGGAATAACGGCGCCCACGGGGAGGACGACGCCTCCGAGCGTACGGCGCGAAAGCCCGACGCCGAGCCGACGATGCCGAGCCAGGTGACGTCCTATGTGAGCCCGTTCGACCGGTTCGCGACCGCGGCCGAGCGGTTCGTCTCGCGCGCCTGGTTCTTCGCCATCTGTGTGCTGCTCGTGATCATCTGGGCGCCGTCGTTCTTCCTCTTCCAGAACGTCGACACCTGGCAGCTGGTGATCAACACCGCCACCACGATCATCACGTTCCTCCTGGTCGCCCTGCTCCAGAACACCCAGTCCCGGGAGAACAACGCGGTCCAGCACAAGCTCAACGCGATCGCCGAGGCGCTGGCCAACCTGATGACCCACCTGGCGCCGGACGACCCGACCGAGCGGCCGTTGAAGCAGGACGTCATCGAGCTGCGCGACGCCGTGGGCCTGGAGCAGAAGGAAAGCTCGTAA
- a CDS encoding response regulator has product MSRTIARPPGDQPAKVLLVDDRNDNLIALQAILQGMPLVTVAVASGEAALKQLLLDDFALILLDAHMPGMDGFETATHVKSRDRTRQIPIIFLTAADRDARLALRGYAAGAVDYLTKPFDPWILRAKVSVFVEMWAKNVLLQQQAERMDQLESAARKALSALRDGDPESAAEALESIDPLA; this is encoded by the coding sequence ATGAGCCGGACGATCGCACGGCCGCCGGGTGATCAGCCGGCGAAGGTGCTGCTCGTCGACGACCGCAACGACAACCTGATCGCCTTGCAGGCCATCCTGCAGGGGATGCCGCTGGTGACGGTGGCGGTGGCCAGCGGTGAGGCGGCGCTCAAGCAGCTGCTGCTGGACGACTTCGCGTTGATCCTGCTGGACGCGCACATGCCCGGGATGGACGGGTTCGAGACGGCGACGCATGTGAAGAGCCGCGATCGGACCCGGCAGATCCCGATCATCTTCCTCACCGCGGCCGACCGGGACGCCCGGCTGGCCCTGCGGGGGTACGCCGCCGGCGCGGTCGACTACCTGACGAAGCCGTTCGATCCGTGGATCCTGCGGGCGAAGGTCTCGGTGTTCGTCGAGATGTGGGCGAAGAACGTGCTCCTCCAGCAGCAGGCGGAGCGGATGGATCAGCTGGAGTCGGCCGCCCGCAAGGCGTTGTCGGCGTTGCGGGACGGCGACCCCGAGAGCGCGGCCGAGGCGCTGGAGTCGATCGACCCACTGGCATAG
- a CDS encoding phosphatase PAP2 family protein, translating into MSRLLDRPSVVHRAAPADPRPHPIRELILVTVLFLAYKAGRLVASGHVDEAYANAGRVWNAERWLRLPSELSVQAAMLHNTTFVQVVNTYYAWVHFPATAAFLVWTYLRRPAYYLWVRRVLTGLTAAGLAVHVLFPLAPPRLVGAFGLIDTAAIYGPSVYSEPDTDTLANQYAAMPSLHIGWAVVVALGLIVMTRSRWRWLWLAHPIITTLVVVATANHYWLDGIVVCAFLALILLLIRRPGTSPIPPAAATPVALAPAAPLAPAVPLALDQGSASNLGPRFDREP; encoded by the coding sequence ATGTCCCGGCTATTGGACCGCCCCAGCGTCGTTCACCGGGCCGCCCCGGCCGACCCCCGGCCGCACCCGATCCGGGAACTGATTCTGGTCACGGTGCTGTTCCTGGCGTACAAGGCGGGACGGCTGGTCGCGAGCGGCCACGTCGACGAGGCGTACGCGAACGCCGGGCGGGTCTGGAACGCCGAACGCTGGCTGCGGCTGCCGTCCGAACTGTCCGTCCAGGCGGCGATGCTGCACAACACGACGTTCGTCCAGGTGGTCAACACCTACTACGCCTGGGTGCACTTCCCGGCGACGGCGGCGTTCCTCGTCTGGACCTATCTGCGACGACCGGCGTACTACCTGTGGGTCCGGCGGGTGCTGACCGGGCTGACCGCGGCGGGGCTCGCCGTCCACGTGCTGTTCCCGCTCGCGCCGCCGCGCCTCGTCGGAGCGTTCGGCCTGATCGACACCGCCGCGATCTACGGGCCGTCGGTCTACTCCGAGCCCGACACCGACACCCTCGCCAACCAGTACGCCGCGATGCCCTCGCTGCACATCGGCTGGGCCGTGGTCGTCGCACTGGGCCTGATCGTCATGACCCGGTCGCGGTGGCGGTGGCTGTGGCTGGCCCATCCGATCATCACCACCCTCGTCGTGGTGGCCACGGCGAACCACTACTGGCTGGACGGGATCGTCGTGTGCGCGTTCCTGGCGCTGATCCTGTTGCTCATCCGCCGCCCCGGGACCTCCCCCATCCCACCCGCGGCCGCCACCCCCGTGGCCCTGGCCCCCGCCGCGCCCTTGGCCCCAGCCGTTCCTTTAGCGCTGGATCAGGGTTCCGCGTCGAATCTTGGTCCAAGATTCGACCGAGAACCCTGA
- a CDS encoding LLM class flavin-dependent oxidoreductase → MQFGIFTVGDVTPDPTNGTTPTEAERIKAMTTIALKAEEVGLDVFATGEHHNPPFVPSSPTTMLGWIAAKTSKLLLSTATTLITTNDPVKIAEDYAMLQHLADGRVDLMLGRGNTGPVYPWFGQDIRNGIALAVENYALLHRLWREDVVDWKGKFRTPLQSFTSTPAPLDGVPPFVWHGSIRSPEIAEQAAYYGDGFFANHIFWPKEHTQRMVGLYRQRFEHYGHGSADQAIVGLGGQVFMRKNSQDAVKEFRPYFDNAPVYGHGPSMEEFTAETPLTVGSPQQVIDRTLGFREYVGDYQRQLFLMDHAGLPLKTVLEQLDLLGEEVVPVLRKEFAALRKPGVPDAPTHASLVAAAAAAKDSTVEAVPAGKDGQ, encoded by the coding sequence ATGCAGTTCGGGATCTTCACCGTCGGCGACGTGACGCCGGATCCGACCAACGGCACCACGCCGACCGAGGCCGAGCGCATCAAGGCGATGACGACCATCGCGCTCAAGGCCGAGGAGGTCGGGCTCGACGTCTTCGCGACCGGTGAGCACCACAACCCGCCGTTCGTCCCGTCCTCGCCGACGACGATGCTCGGCTGGATCGCGGCCAAGACGTCCAAGCTGCTGCTGTCCACCGCGACGACGCTGATCACCACCAACGACCCGGTGAAGATCGCCGAGGACTACGCGATGCTCCAGCACCTCGCGGACGGCCGCGTGGACCTGATGCTCGGCCGCGGGAACACCGGCCCGGTCTACCCCTGGTTCGGTCAGGACATCCGCAACGGCATCGCGCTCGCCGTCGAGAACTACGCCCTGCTGCACCGGCTGTGGCGTGAGGACGTCGTCGACTGGAAGGGCAAGTTCCGTACGCCGTTGCAGTCGTTCACCTCGACGCCGGCCCCGCTCGACGGGGTTCCGCCGTTCGTGTGGCACGGCTCGATCCGCAGCCCCGAGATCGCCGAACAGGCCGCGTACTACGGGGACGGGTTCTTCGCCAACCACATCTTCTGGCCGAAGGAACACACGCAGCGCATGGTCGGCCTGTACCGGCAGCGCTTCGAGCACTACGGCCACGGCTCGGCCGACCAGGCCATCGTCGGCCTCGGCGGCCAGGTCTTCATGCGCAAGAACTCGCAGGACGCGGTCAAGGAGTTCCGGCCGTACTTCGACAACGCGCCGGTCTACGGGCACGGCCCGTCGATGGAGGAGTTCACCGCCGAGACGCCGCTGACCGTCGGCAGCCCGCAGCAGGTCATCGACCGTACGCTCGGCTTCCGCGAGTACGTCGGCGACTACCAGCGCCAGCTGTTCCTCATGGACCACGCCGGCCTGCCGCTGAAGACGGTGCTGGAGCAGCTCGACCTCCTCGGCGAGGAGGTCGTCCCGGTGCTGCGCAAGGAGTTCGCCGCGCTCCGCAAGCCGGGCGTGCCGGACGCCCCCACCCACGCGTCGCTCGTCGCTGCGGCGGCCGCCGCCAAGGACTCCACTGTGGAGGCCGTACCGGCGGGGAAGGACGGACAGTGA
- a CDS encoding MFS transporter yields MSQQTLPTRTAPGNVRPGAPAREAPPHRPGLALAIVLTCQLMLILDATVMNVALPRIQSDLGFTAAGLSWVMTAYSLTFGGLLLLGGRIGDIFGRRRAFVAGVALFTAASLVGGFATSATWLIAARLAQGVGAALAGPNTIALVTTTFTETKARIRALALLSGIASAGFAIGLILGGILTQAASWRWVLFVNVPFGIAAVLLAPRFVREPERHPARLDIPGALTATAGVAALVAGFTRAAEEGWSDPWTATLLGGGVLLVAGFLAIEARTRQPMLPLRLFADRNRAAAYAIFLLGPAAMMSMFFFLTQFLQDLRGFDALRTGVAFLPMAAAMFVLTRAMPRILPKFGPRRLALTGIPVMIAGLLWTTQLTASTAYFPGVFGPMLLMGLGMGLGFVPLTPTIMANVPAQDAGAAGGAMQTMQQTGASLGLAVLVTVFGTASRHAASSGSSTLDATIHGMTTAFTVAAGFAAIALLVATTFRKR; encoded by the coding sequence ATGTCTCAGCAGACCCTGCCCACTCGCACCGCGCCCGGAAACGTGCGGCCCGGCGCACCGGCTCGCGAGGCGCCGCCGCACCGGCCCGGACTCGCCCTGGCGATCGTGCTCACCTGCCAGCTGATGCTGATCCTGGACGCGACCGTCATGAACGTCGCGCTCCCCCGTATCCAGTCCGACCTCGGGTTCACCGCCGCGGGGCTGTCCTGGGTGATGACGGCGTACTCGCTGACCTTCGGCGGCCTGCTGCTGCTCGGCGGCCGGATCGGCGACATCTTCGGCCGCCGCCGGGCGTTCGTCGCCGGCGTCGCGCTGTTCACCGCCGCCTCCCTGGTCGGCGGGTTCGCCACCTCGGCCACCTGGCTCATCGCCGCCCGGCTCGCCCAGGGCGTCGGCGCGGCGCTCGCCGGGCCGAACACGATCGCCCTGGTCACCACCACGTTCACCGAGACCAAGGCGCGCATCCGCGCCCTGGCGCTGCTCTCCGGCATCGCCAGCGCCGGGTTCGCGATCGGGCTGATCCTGGGCGGCATCCTCACCCAGGCCGCCTCCTGGCGCTGGGTGCTCTTCGTCAACGTGCCGTTCGGCATCGCCGCCGTCCTGCTCGCACCCCGGTTCGTCCGGGAACCCGAGCGGCACCCGGCGCGGCTGGACATCCCGGGCGCGCTGACCGCGACCGCCGGGGTCGCCGCACTCGTCGCCGGATTCACCCGGGCCGCCGAAGAAGGCTGGTCCGACCCGTGGACGGCCACGTTGCTCGGCGGCGGCGTACTCCTGGTGGCGGGGTTCCTCGCCATCGAGGCGCGCACCCGTCAGCCGATGCTGCCCCTGCGGCTGTTCGCCGACCGCAACCGCGCTGCGGCGTACGCGATCTTCCTGCTCGGCCCGGCCGCGATGATGTCGATGTTCTTCTTCCTGACGCAGTTCCTGCAGGACCTGCGCGGGTTCGACGCCCTGCGGACAGGGGTGGCGTTCCTGCCGATGGCCGCGGCGATGTTCGTCCTGACCCGGGCGATGCCCCGGATCCTGCCGAAGTTCGGTCCGCGGCGGCTGGCGCTCACCGGCATCCCGGTGATGATCGCCGGACTGCTGTGGACGACGCAGCTCACGGCGAGCACGGCGTACTTCCCGGGGGTGTTCGGGCCGATGCTGCTCATGGGCCTCGGTATGGGGCTCGGGTTCGTCCCGCTGACCCCGACGATCATGGCGAACGTGCCGGCGCAGGACGCGGGCGCGGCCGGTGGCGCGATGCAGACGATGCAGCAGACCGGTGCCTCGCTCGGTCTCGCCGTGCTCGTCACGGTCTTCGGCACGGCTTCCCGGCACGCGGCGTCGTCGGGCTCGTCGACGCTCGACGCGACCATCCACGGAATGACCACGGCGTTCACCGTCGCGGCCGGCTTCGCGGCGATCGCCCTGCTCGTGGCGACCACCTTCCGCAAGCGCTGA
- a CDS encoding TetR/AcrR family transcriptional regulator: protein MPRAGLTPGAIVDLALGVLDDDGLTGLTLTAVAKRAGVAVPALYKHIRNLDELVSLLRVRIIDDLTERLGADCVGRSGPDALRALAVTFRAYAMDNPHRYALTVQAAPPNTREAEAAVRTLTVFLAVLRGFGLEGSAAIHAARALRSACHGFASIQVAGGFGLAEDVDESYDLLVRMVIEGLPLARELAG, encoded by the coding sequence ATGCCTAGGGCGGGGCTGACGCCCGGCGCGATCGTGGACCTCGCGTTGGGCGTCCTCGACGACGACGGGCTGACCGGGCTCACCCTGACCGCGGTCGCGAAACGGGCCGGGGTCGCGGTCCCGGCGCTCTACAAGCACATCCGCAACCTGGATGAGCTGGTCAGCCTGCTGCGCGTACGCATCATCGACGACCTGACCGAACGATTGGGCGCCGACTGCGTGGGCCGGTCGGGGCCGGACGCGTTGCGGGCGCTCGCCGTCACCTTCCGGGCGTACGCCATGGACAACCCTCACCGGTACGCCCTGACCGTGCAGGCCGCCCCACCGAACACGCGGGAAGCCGAGGCGGCCGTCCGGACGCTGACGGTGTTCCTCGCCGTCCTGCGCGGGTTCGGGCTGGAGGGTTCGGCTGCCATCCATGCCGCCCGCGCGTTGCGTTCCGCCTGTCACGGGTTCGCCTCGATCCAGGTCGCCGGGGGATTCGGCCTGGCCGAGGACGTGGATGAGAGCTACGACCTGCTGGTGCGCATGGTCATCGAGGGCCTGCCGCTGGCCCGTGAGCTGGCCGGCTGA
- a CDS encoding TetR/AcrR family transcriptional regulator, with the protein MRADARRNRERLIEAARDAFTENGEKASLDDIVKRAGVGPGTLYRHFANREDLLGAVYQEGVEGLAAQAEEFAATLPPMEALTAFLRVQVDYAKSKRGLGVAVKATLDSEGEVLTFCRDTLRGGLGKLLRAAQETGDVREDVDPAVLLRLTHSVAVGSENAPELAEPMLQVVVDGLRAR; encoded by the coding sequence TTGCGGGCCGACGCGCGGCGTAATCGGGAGCGGCTGATCGAAGCCGCCCGTGACGCCTTCACCGAGAACGGCGAGAAGGCCTCCCTCGACGACATCGTCAAGCGCGCGGGCGTCGGGCCCGGCACCCTCTACCGCCACTTCGCCAACCGTGAAGACCTCCTCGGCGCGGTCTACCAGGAGGGCGTCGAGGGGTTGGCGGCCCAGGCCGAGGAGTTCGCGGCGACGCTGCCGCCGATGGAGGCGCTCACCGCCTTCCTCCGGGTCCAGGTGGACTACGCCAAGAGCAAGCGCGGCCTCGGCGTGGCGGTGAAGGCGACGCTGGACAGCGAGGGCGAGGTCCTGACGTTCTGCCGCGACACCCTGCGGGGCGGGCTGGGCAAGCTGCTTCGAGCGGCGCAGGAGACCGGCGACGTACGCGAGGACGTCGACCCGGCGGTGCTCCTGCGGTTGACCCACAGCGTCGCGGTGGGCAGCGAGAACGCGCCCGAACTGGCCGAGCCGATGTTGCAGGTGGTCGTGGACGGGCTACGCGCCCGGTAG
- a CDS encoding LysE family translocator, producing the protein MVAGFLLAILPLIATPGASLALLMVRGPRRALPVVAGTVTGIYTHALLAMVGLAAVVMQSSQAFLVVRVAGAVYLVGLGLWTWRAPRPASSLGSPTGPERPAFRQAYLGNVLNPKAASIYLTLVPQFVDPRHALAPQILVLATAHAVLITAWLGGWTAVLARVGRMIRSGRWASGIRRSAAAVLVFLGVRTLAA; encoded by the coding sequence ATGGTCGCCGGATTCCTGCTCGCGATCCTCCCGCTGATCGCGACGCCCGGGGCGAGCCTCGCGCTGCTGATGGTGCGAGGCCCGCGCCGGGCGCTGCCGGTGGTGGCGGGCACGGTCACGGGCATCTACACCCACGCGCTGCTCGCGATGGTGGGGCTCGCGGCGGTCGTCATGCAGTCCAGTCAGGCATTCCTGGTGGTACGCGTGGCGGGGGCGGTCTATCTCGTCGGTCTCGGGCTGTGGACCTGGCGGGCGCCGCGACCGGCGTCTTCGCTCGGTTCGCCGACGGGCCCCGAGCGGCCCGCGTTCCGGCAGGCGTACCTGGGCAACGTGCTCAATCCGAAGGCGGCCTCGATCTACCTGACCCTGGTGCCGCAGTTCGTCGACCCGCGGCACGCGCTCGCGCCGCAGATCCTCGTCCTCGCGACCGCGCACGCGGTGCTCATCACGGCCTGGCTCGGTGGCTGGACGGCGGTTCTGGCCCGGGTCGGGCGAATGATCCGATCTGGTCGCTGGGCGTCGGGCATCCGACGGAGCGCCGCCGCGGTGCTGGTCTTCCTCGGCGTACGCACGCTGGCCGCGTGA
- a CDS encoding alpha/beta fold hydrolase, whose protein sequence is MTEFLAVEGGTIAYDVVGEGPLVVLGHGLADNREAFRFLVPMLVDEGYRVVNADLRGHGESSTGWASYTRTDSAKDFIALLRHLGEPAIFIGHSFAGGAANIIAADAPELVRAIVEIDPGTRKPTMKLGDVNGRFVKGFSLIALSMMFRSTGLWKTYLRHAYPGTSGAAFEGQLAMLERNLREPGRMAAAAKMAFASGADAGAKLAHIQRPALVVMGTLDPDFPSPVAEAEGIVAEMPAGLGSVAMIEGAGHYPHTQMPQRVADVILPFLSKYADA, encoded by the coding sequence ATGACCGAGTTTCTGGCGGTAGAGGGCGGCACGATCGCGTACGACGTGGTGGGCGAAGGGCCGCTGGTGGTCCTGGGCCACGGGCTCGCCGACAACCGCGAAGCCTTCCGGTTCCTGGTCCCGATGCTGGTCGACGAGGGCTACCGAGTGGTCAACGCCGACCTGCGCGGGCACGGCGAGTCGAGCACGGGCTGGGCGTCCTACACGCGGACCGACAGTGCGAAGGACTTCATCGCATTGCTGCGGCACCTCGGCGAACCGGCGATCTTCATCGGGCACTCGTTCGCCGGCGGCGCGGCCAACATCATCGCGGCCGATGCCCCGGAACTGGTCCGGGCCATCGTCGAGATCGACCCAGGGACGCGTAAGCCCACGATGAAGCTGGGTGACGTCAACGGGCGCTTCGTGAAGGGCTTCTCGCTCATCGCGCTCTCGATGATGTTCCGCAGCACCGGGCTGTGGAAGACGTACCTGCGGCACGCGTACCCGGGGACCTCGGGAGCAGCCTTCGAGGGGCAGCTGGCGATGCTGGAGCGCAATCTGCGCGAACCGGGCCGGATGGCGGCCGCGGCCAAGATGGCCTTCGCATCCGGTGCCGACGCCGGAGCGAAGCTGGCCCACATCCAGCGTCCGGCGCTGGTCGTGATGGGCACGCTGGACCCCGACTTCCCGAGCCCGGTCGCCGAGGCCGAGGGCATCGTCGCCGAGATGCCCGCCGGACTGGGCTCGGTGGCGATGATCGAGGGCGCGGGGCACTACCCGCACACGCAGATGCCGCAGCGGGTGGCCGACGTGATCCTGCCCTTCCTCAGCAAGTACGCGGATGCCTAG
- a CDS encoding FMN reductase produces the protein MKQRTLAVVSAGLSQPSSTRLLADRLAAATSGELDRLGVSVDTTFVEVRDHAHDIMNNLLTGFPAAGLREAIDTVSNADGLIVVTPIFNASFSGLFKSFFDVLDDSALIGRPVLLAATGGSARHSLALEHAVRPMFSYLRSQTVPTSVYAAPEDWAGAPGDAEASGALADRIRRAATELAELIDRHEPTKAADPFALTTTFEELLGGSSD, from the coding sequence GTGAAGCAGCGCACCCTCGCGGTCGTGTCGGCCGGGCTGAGCCAGCCCTCCTCGACACGGCTGCTGGCCGATCGGCTCGCCGCCGCCACCAGCGGCGAGCTGGATCGGCTCGGCGTCAGCGTCGACACCACCTTCGTCGAGGTACGCGACCACGCCCACGACATCATGAACAACCTGCTGACCGGGTTCCCCGCGGCCGGGCTGCGGGAGGCGATCGACACGGTGAGCAACGCGGACGGCCTGATCGTCGTGACGCCGATCTTCAACGCCTCGTTCAGCGGGCTGTTCAAGTCGTTCTTCGACGTGCTCGACGACTCCGCGCTCATCGGGCGGCCGGTGCTGCTCGCCGCCACCGGCGGCTCGGCCCGGCACTCGCTCGCCCTGGAACACGCGGTCCGCCCGATGTTCAGCTACCTGCGCTCGCAGACCGTCCCGACCTCGGTGTACGCCGCCCCGGAGGACTGGGCCGGGGCGCCCGGCGACGCCGAGGCGAGCGGCGCGCTCGCCGACCGCATCCGCCGAGCGGCGACCGAACTGGCCGAGCTGATCGATCGGCACGAGCCGACGAAGGCGGCCGACCCGTTCGCGCTCACCACGACGTTCGAGGAGCTGCTGGGCGGCTCGTCGGACTGA
- a CDS encoding CGNR zinc finger domain-containing protein, with amino-acid sequence MVNTVALDLASTIRHDGDGGVLDTLTSVDGLEALLADVGLVDVAASDALLVRVVEVRAATRALFARAVEPGPPSRADANRLMPLDDAVALINRSAALAPVTPALSWPPSSTMHTVAGVSPDDAVLATLARATIDFLTSPDAAELRACTAPRCVRYFVKGHGRQEFCKPSCSNRARAARHYSRTHAA; translated from the coding sequence ATGGTCAACACGGTGGCGCTCGATCTCGCGAGCACGATCCGGCACGACGGCGACGGAGGCGTCCTCGACACTTTGACCTCGGTCGACGGGCTGGAAGCCCTCCTGGCCGACGTCGGTCTCGTCGACGTCGCGGCCTCTGACGCGTTGCTCGTCCGAGTCGTCGAGGTACGCGCGGCGACCCGGGCGCTGTTCGCCCGTGCGGTCGAGCCGGGGCCGCCGAGCCGGGCGGACGCCAATCGCCTGATGCCCCTGGACGACGCCGTGGCGCTGATCAACCGCTCTGCGGCACTGGCTCCGGTGACGCCGGCCCTGTCCTGGCCGCCTTCGTCCACAATGCACACCGTCGCCGGGGTGTCGCCGGACGACGCCGTGCTCGCCACGCTCGCCCGCGCCACCATCGACTTCCTCACCAGCCCGGACGCCGCCGAACTACGCGCCTGCACGGCACCCCGATGCGTTCGGTACTTCGTGAAGGGCCACGGACGGCAGGAGTTCTGCAAGCCGTCGTGCAGCAACCGGGCTCGCGCCGCTCGCCACTATTCGCGTACGCACGCCGCTTGA